The sequence below is a genomic window from Methanoculleus sp. 7T.
TCGTCCTTCGGGTCGACAAGCACGCCGTGGAGGGGTGCGGGCGTGATGGTGAGGGAGTCGTCAGTGACCGCGACACCCACGCCCATCCTCCTGAGGGTCTCCGCCGTCACCCCGACGCGGTCGCTCTCCTTGTACTGCAGGTGCGCAATCCCGGTGATCGTCGTCGGTGACTGTGCCGTCGCCGCAACCGCTGCGAGGGTCTGGACGGTGTCGGGGGACGAGGACATATCGATATCGACGCCCTGGAGGTCACCCGTACGCTCCACCGTCACAGCACCGTCGTCGGCGGTCACCCGGCAGCCCATCGCCTCGAGGGCGTCGAGGAACCGGCGGTCTCCCTGGACCGACGCCGGGTTTAGGCCGGTGACCGCGACCCTCCCGCCGCAGACGGCTGCGACCGCGAAGAGGTAGGATGCCGACGAGTAATCGCCCTCGACCCGGTAGTCCCTTCCCCGGTAGGGCACGCCGCTCTGCACCCGGAACCAGTCGTAGCCCCGCCGTTCGAGCCGGGCGCCGAACCGGAGCATCACGTCCGCGGTCACGTCGAGGTAGGACCGGGATGCGAGGGGAACCGGGAGCGTGAGCTCCACGTCCTCGTCTGCATACGGCGCAGCCATCAGGATAGATGATACGAACTGGCTGCTCATGCTCCCGTCGATCTGCGTCCTCCCGCCTCGGAGCCTCCCCGAGACCCGGATGGGCGGAAAGCCCGGCCGCCCGGCGAACGCGACGTCGCCGCCGAGGGCCTGCAGAGCATCGGCGAGCGGCCCTACCGGCCGCTCGAGCATCCGCCGGCTGCCGGTGAGCACCACTGGGTGCCGGGAGAGGAGCGCCGCCGAGGTGAGGAGCCGGAGGGTCGTCCCCGAGTTCCCGCAGTCGATGGTAACCTCTCCCGGCGCCGGGAAGGTGCCGCCGCACCCGGTGACCGTGATCTCCCCGGGCAGCCACTCGATCGACACCCCCAGTTGCTCCAGCCCGCGCGCGGTCAGTTCGGTATCGTCGGCGCGGAGCGGCCCGACTATCCGCGACCTCCCGGCGGCGAGCGCCCCGGCGATCAGGGCCCGGTGGGTGTAACTCTTGGAGGGAGGAGCCTCAAACGTCGCATCGACCGGTCCGGTCCGGGAAATCCTCACGATCATCTCTGCGGCACCTCCAGGCGGGCGTAGCACCCGAGTTCCCTGACGGCAGTCATCCTTTTGAGTTCTTCTTTCGCTTCCCGCCATCCTTCCGATATCTCGAGGTCGATGAAGAATACATAACTGCCGATCCCGCGCCGGGACGGCCGGGACTCGATCCTGGTCAGGTTGATCCCGCGCCTGGCGAAGACCCCGAGGATCTCGGCAAGGAGCCCGACCCGGTCGCTCTTTGGGTCCACAAGGAGGCTGCACTTCGTGCATTCGGCGCCTTCGCGGGGGGCGGCTGATATCAGCACGAACCGGGTGGTGTTCTCCTTGCTGTTCTGGATGTCTCGGAGGGCGATGGGAAGGCCGTAGATCGCCGCCGCCGTCTCCGAGACGACCGCGCCTGCATGCTCGTCTCTCTGCATGGCGACAGCGCTTGCGGCGTTGCTGCTCGTGTGCACGACCTCCACACCGAGGCTGTCGAGGAGGACGGAGCACTGCTCATGCGTCTGCGGGTGGGCGTAGACGGCCTCAAGTTGTCTTGGATCTCCCCGGGCCGCCAGGTGGTGCCGGACGGGCATGTAGGCCTCTCCGGTGATCGAGACGCCGAACTCCGTAAGTCCCTGGAGCGTCTCACCCACCCCGCCGGCCTCCGAGTTCTCGATAGGCACGAGGCCCCCGGCGGAGCCGCCCGCCACACGTTCGATGATGGCGCGGATGGTCGGCAGAAGTTCGATATCATCGCCAAAGAGCGCGGCGGCGAGCTCGTGGCTGAACGTCCCGGCCGGCCCGAGCGTCAGGACCGTCATCGGTTCACCACGTGGTTGATGAGGTCGTCGGTCTCCTCGGTCGCGGCCGCGAGGTACGATGCGTAGTGGGCGGCATTCTCCGCAAAGAACGCCCGGAACCTATCGTCGTCGCCTGACTCCACGATCTCCCGGAGCTCCCGGACCGCTTCCTCGAATGCCGCAAGCACCTCCGGGACCGCCGGGTTCAGCCGGAGCATATCCCCGTAAAGCCCAGCGTCTTGGGCGAGGAGCCGTCCGACGAGCCCCATCTCGATCCGGTAGACCGGGCTTGTGAACGCAAGGGTCTTATCCACGTCGGTGCCGGTCCGGCGGATGGCCTCCGCCTTCGCAAGCGTCCCGAAGTGGGTGAGCCCCTGGATCACCGCCATCATCCGGTCATGGTCTTGGGGCGTCGAGAGGGTGATCGCCGCTCCTTGGTCGCGGAAGACGGAGAGGACGCCGTCGAGGGTTTCCGGGTCGCACCTTGCCGGAACGGCGACGATCGTCTGGCCCCGGAGCGATACTGCCCCCGGCCCGAACATCGGGTGGAGCCCGATCACCTGCGCACGGGAAGCGAGCATCTCCCTGACCGGCTCGACCTTGAGGGAAGTGAGGTCGCAGAAGACCTGCTCCTCCGAGAGCAGTCCCGCGACCTCCCGGATCACTCCGGTGGTGGCGGATATGGGCACCGAGACCATGACGAGGTCCGCCATCTCAGCGATGTCCCGGTTGGTGAGCGGCGTCTTCCTCCCGGAGACGATCACGTCCCAGCCGGCCTGTTTGAAGACCGCCGCAAAGAACCGCCCCATCTGTCCCGTGCCGCCGATGATACCTGCGAGCATCGCCGTCACTTCTCCAAGATTGTCTCCTTGACGGCGACGCCGAAGTGCCGCCCGCCTTCTGCGACGCTCCCGAGCACCCGGTCGCCCACAGCGAGTCGGGCGACCGATATGGGCGTGCCGTCCTCCCTGACGAGCCGGATGGTCTCGGCGTTCTGAAGGACCAGGCTTACCTTCGCATCGCCGGCCTTCGCCTCGACGAGGAGGAGCGGGCGGCGCTCGATCTTCACCCTGCCGACGACCGCCTCATGGGTCGCGCCGGTATGCTCCGCGACGAGCACTCTGTCGCCCACCGCGAGATCGGCGAGGTATGCGGTCTTCCCGTCGGGGAGGAGGATGTAGGCGTGCACCGCCCCTGCGTTCACCCGGAACGGACGCGGCGCCACGTAGGGGTTCTCCAGCGTCTCGGGGTGCACCATCAGGAACGCCGAGGAGGTGTTGCCGACGAGCATCCCCTCTCCGTCGGCGAGGAGGGAGCAGGTGTCCACGCAGACCCGGTCCCCCATGCCGACCGGGGCGATCCCGGTCACCTCGAACGGGACGAGGGAGACCTCTGCGCCGGAACCGGCGATCACGCCCGCCACCCGCCTGATCTCCGCAGGGTCGTCGGTCGCAAGAAGGACGCCCGCCGCCCCGCGTTCGAGGACGGTTAAGGCGACCGACGCCTCATCGGCGGTCGTGACCGCGGCGATGATCCGGTTCGACTGCGCGACGAGGTTTTCGAGCGGGATGACCGTCCAGTCCCGCGTCCTGACGATGGCCCAGCCCTGTCGGGAGAGCCGGAGCGCCTCCTCCTCGGTCGCTTTGTCGGATATCTCAACCTCGAAGACGTCTTTTTCGGGGACGAGGTCGCCATTGTCTGCGACGGTCGTCACCCGCCCGAGCTCCCGCACGCGCTCAGCATCGTCCACCACAAGGGCGTCCGCCCCGCTCTCGATGGCGGCGGTTGCAAGGTCCTTCCTCCACGGCCTGACATCGACCCAGAACTGTTTCATCGCTCACGCTCCAGCGCATCGGCCGGGCTTGCCCCTTCGTGCACCACCCGGCAGATCGCATCTATGAACCGGCCGGGGTCTTCACGCTGGAAGGCGTTCCTTCCCATGCAGACGCCCGCCGCGCCCGCCCCGACGGCGTCCCGGATGGTCGTGAGCGTCTCAAGGTCTCCTCCCTTCTCGCCGCCGGCGATCATCACCGGCACTGAGCAGGCCGCGGTGATCCGCCGGAACGAGTCCGGATCACCGGTGTAGGTCGTCTTGATCAGGTCGGCCCCGAGCTCCTCGGCGACACGGACGCAGTGGCCGATAGCTTGCGGCGATGTAGGATCGATCCCCTTGCCGCGGGGGTAGATCATGATCAGGAGCGGCATCCCCCAGCGGTTGCAGTCCCGCACCACCGCGCCCGCCGACTCGATCATCCGCGACTCGTTCGGCGCGCCGAGGTTGATGTGGATCGAGACCGCATCGGCGCCGAGCGCGACCGCCTCCTCCACGGTGCAGACGAGCACCTTGTCGTTCGGGTCAGGGTTCATCGACGTGCTTGCGGAGAGGTGCACGATGAGACCGATATCCTTTCCGTGTTTCCGGTGCCCTCCCTTCACCATCCCCTTGTGGAGCACGATGGCGTTCGCCCCGGCCTCGCTCACCTCGCTGACGATCTGCGTCATGTTGCAGAGCCCCTCGATCTGGCCCATGGTAAACCCATGGTCCATAGGGATAATCACGGCACGACTGGTGTTCCGGTCCATTATCCGTTCTAAACGGATCTCTTTTCCAATCATCTTCCTCACACCCCAAGAATTTCCATTGCTTCTTCGGCCGATCGCCCTTCATGAATGATCTGCGCCGCGGCACGGATCAGACGGTCGGGCGCCGAGTGCTGGAAGGCGTTCCTGCCGATCGATATCCCGGCGGCTCCTCCCTCCATAGCCCCCTCGACCAGGTCGAGGATCGCGCGGTCGTCGGTCTTCGAGCCTCCCGCGACCACGACCGGCACCGGGCACCCCCGGGTCACCTCCCGGAACGAGTCCGGGTCCCCGGTGTAGACGGTCTTAACGATATCGGCGCCGAGTTCGGCCGCCACCCGTGCGGCGAGTTTGACGCTCTCAAGGTCGTGCTCGTCCGCGACCTTCCTGCCCCGCGGGTACATCATCGCAAGGAGCGGCATTCCCCACTCCATGCACGCGACCGCGACCCTGCCGAGGTCTTCAAGCATCCTTGCTTCGGAATCGGCCCCGACGTTGATGTGCACCGAGACGCCGTCGGCGCCCATCTTCAGGGCGTTCGTGACGGTGTTGACGAGCACCTTGTCGTTCGGGTCGGGGCCGATGCTGGTGCTCGCCGAGAGGTGCATGATAAGGCCGACGTCCCGCCCGTGCCCCCGGTGCCCGTACAGCGCAAGCCCCACATGGCCGATCACCGCGTTCGCTCCGCCCTCCGCGACGAGGTCGATGGTCTTTCCGACGTCGACCAGCCCCGGGATGGGGCCGAGCGTCACGCCGTGGTCGAGCGGCACGATGATGGTCCTGCCGGTATTCCGATCCATAATACGTTCCAGACGAATCTCTTTTCCTCTCATAACCACAATCTCCCCCGGATTTTGAGTAACTACCGTTTCCGGGACGATTTAATACTGGGTAAAATAGCGATAGAACACTGCCGTCCCGTAGTCACGGATACCGGCGGTCAAAAACTGGCGTGTTGCTCCTGCGCGGGTGGCGGTTACTCCGTTAACCGAGGTAAAAGCGGTCACCGGCGAAAAAACATTCACCCTGCATTGCGTATATCGTTACGCGTTCCCGTATAAAAACATGCCGGATGGTTGCGCGAGAGGCGGATCGGGGCCGGCCCCGCGAAAACCCGGGGGGCCCGGTATCGGAGAGCGATATTGGGGAAGAATCCCCCAAAGGATAGCCGACGAGTCTCCACCCAGGCTTTGAAAAAGTATTGGGAGAAACCTTACTTTCGGCTCTTCTTGAATGATATGACGTCGCCGACGGTCATGGTCACCCGGCCGGGCCCGCCGGTGGATGTGGTGTCTTCGGCGGAATCGATCAGCCTGATATTGAGTGCTCTCTCGAGTTTCCGCCGGACGTCGTCTTCGGGGATGAGGTCTCCTTTCTCGATCTTCTTGATCAGGACCTCACGCTCCTTGATCGCCTGTGCGAGGTCGAGAGTGGACCATTCTTTCTCTTCACGGGCGATGCGGATCCTGTCGGCGTAGTCTTCGACGATCTCTCCCTCCATCAGGTCGAAGACGTCCCGCGGTTTTCTCCGGGCTTGTGGGACGGCGAATCCCGGTGCCTTCTGCTGAACCCCTCTTCGTCGCGGCTGCTGGACTTCTGTACCGTGTTTTGCACATCGGACGCAGACACAGAGTTCTGCACCCTCGATCTGGATGGTTTTCGGCGGTCCTTGTATGAGAGCGCCGCATAGTTCACACTGCATAAGTCTCGCAAACAACTTTATATTCATTTTAACCTATATAATTAATCGAGGAGACCTATGGGAGATATCGCTCGGCAGGCACCAGAGAAGGATACCGGTGAAGACATCTACCAGTATCTCCTGGAACGGATAACGAACCTCGAAAACCGAAATCTGGAGCTGCGCGAACAGTTTCGCCAGATGGAGTCCGAGAAACGATATATTGAGACCCAGAAGATCCGCTACGAACGCGAGTTGCGAAAACTCAAGAGCGAAATCGAACAGCTACGGAGCCCTCCTCTCGTGATCGGGACGGTTACGGACGTTATCGACAACAGCCGGGTGATTGTGCGGAGCAGCGCAGGGCCGCGGTTTTTGGTCCGTACATCGCAACTTATCGACCCCGATCTCCTCAAACCGGGGGTCCGGTGCACGCTCAATCAGCAGTCCTTGGCGATCGTGGATGTGCTCCCCACAAGCTACGACGCGCAGATCTACGGTATGGAATTGGTGGAGTCTCCGGAGGAGACCTACGAGAACATCGGCGGCCTTGAGCCGCAGATCGAGGAGGTCAGGGAAGCGGTCGAGCTCCCCCTGACAAAGCCGCACCTCTTCGAGAAGGTCGGCATCTCGCCCCCGAAGGGGGTGCTCCTCTACGGCCCGCCCGGGACGGGAAAGACGCTCCTTGCACGGGCGGTCGCCCACCAGACGAACGCGCACTTCCTCCGTGTGGTCGGCTCGGAGCTGGTGCAGAAGTACATCGGCGAGGGTGCCCGCTTGGTCCGGGAGCTCTTCGACCTTGCGAAGCAGAAGTCGCCGTCGATCATCTTCATCGACGAGATCGATGCGATCGGCGCGCACCGGAACGACTCGACGACGTCGGGCGACCGGGAAGTCCAGCGGACGCTGATGCAACTCCTTGCCGAGATGGACGGGTTCGACAACCGCGGCGACGTCAAGATCATCGCGGCGACTAACCGGATCGATATCCTCGACCGTGCCCTCCTCCGGCCGGGCCGGTTCGACCGGATGATCGAGATACCGCTCCCCGACCACCAGGGGCGGCACGCCATCCTTCTGATCCACACCCAGAGCATGAGCCTCGGTGAGGATGTCAACCTGGCGGAGGTGGCCCGGCTCACGGAGGGCAAGAACGGCGCGGACCTCCGAGCGATCTGCATGGAGGCGGGCATGTTCGCCATCAGGATGGAGCACGATACGGTCGGCCACGAGGACTTTATGAAGGCGATCGATAAACTCTCGGTGGACTTCGACCGGCATCACTTCCACACCACCTTCGGCGAGATGTTCGCCTGAAATCCACCCTATTTTTCAGGAATAACACTATTTTTGGCTTATGCGGCGGTCTAGAACTTGGAAGGCCGCCGCGACCGGAACGGGTTTCAGGCCCCGGAGAGGGGGGACGGGTGTGTCACCCGCCGTAAAAGATGCTTGCGATCTTGTAGAGGTCCATATCCACGGTCTTGAGGTTCGCTACAGCCTCCTCGAGCGGGACCGCGACGATATCGTTCCCCCGGAGCGCGACCATCTTCCCGAAGTCCTTCTCTTTGATGAGGTCCACCGCCGCCACCCCGAACCTGGTCGCGAGCACCCGGTCGTGCGCCGTCGGGGACCCGCCCCGTTGGACGTGGCCGAGCACCGTCACCCGCGCCTCCATCCCGAGCCGGGCTTCGAGTTCATCGCGCAGGAACGTGCCGACACCGCCGAGCGTCACGTGCCCGAACTCGTCAGTCCGGGCCGACTGCGTGATCGCTCCCTCCATCCCCTTCGGCTGAGCGCCTTCGGCGACCACGACGATGCTGAACTTCTTCCCTTTCTCGTAGCGTGCTTGAAGGTGCCGGGTGACCTCGTCGAGATCGAACGGGACCTCCGGGATGAGGATCTCGTCGGCCCCGCCTGCGATCCCGGCCACGGTTGCGATCCAGCCCGCATGTCGCCCCATCACCTCCACCACCATGACCCGGTGGTGCGACTCCGCAGTCGTGTGGAGGCGGTCGATCGCCTCGGTGACGATCGAGACGGCGGTGTCGAACCCGAAGGTGTAGTCGGTCGCGGCGACGTCGTTGTCGATGGTCTTCGGGACCCCCACCACCGGGATGTCCATCTTTGAGAGTCTGTTCGCGACACCGAGAGTATCCTCGCCGCCGATGGCAACCAGCGCGTCGATCCCGAACCTCCTGATGTTGTCGCGCAACCGCTGGACGTCGGCCTCGTTCTTGAAGGGGTTCGTCCGCGACGTTCCGAGGATCGTCCCGCCCTTCGGGAGGATCCCGGTCACCGAGTAGTCGGTGAGCGGTTCGACGTCGCCGGCGATCAACCCGTGCCAGCCGTCCCGGATCCCGATCGTGTCGAACCCGTACTTCGCCCCGGTCCGCACAACCGCCCGGATCACCGCGTTCAGTCCCGGGCAATCCCCTCCTCCCGTCAGTACACCGACCGTCGTCATCGTATCATTTACCTCCGCTGTAGATCTTCATCGCCTCGTCCACACCCACGTCGTCGAGGGTGATCGCCGATATCGCGTTGCAGAACCGGACTGCCTCGTCGAGCGACCGCTGGTGGATGTTCCTCCCGGTCGCGTTCCCGACCGTGCCGCCGATGTGGATCTGGTCGTGGAGTTGTTGCAGGAACTCCGGCACATCGGCATGTGATCCGCCCGCACAGACAACCCCGGTCCTGCCGGCGGCCGCAACCGCCTCCCGGAGGAGCGCCGCGTCGACCGACCCCCCAATCTTTGGCGGGTTCACCTTCGCAAAATCGCTCCCGAGGGCCGCCGCGACGCCCGCCGCGCCCGCGATCAGGTGCGGGTCGCGCTCATCCTTGACCGCCTTGCCCCGGGGGTACACCCAGAGCACGGTGACGAGACCGTTTTGGTGCGCATGGTTGACGATCTGCGCCGCCTGATAGAGCATCATCGGCTCGTACTCGCTCCCGAGGTAGACCGTGTAGCCGACGCCGAGGATCGAGAGCCCTGCTTGGTCCCGAAGGTCGACGGCCTGCCGAACGTAGTAGAGTTCCGAACTGAGGGGGTCGCGCTGGGAGGTCCCGACCAGGTTGGTCTTGGAGTTGAGCTTGACGAGGTACGGCACGTCCGGGTAGTCCCTGCCGTACCGGGCGATCAGCCCGAGTTGCGTTGCAAAGACCCCGATCCTTCCTCTGCTTGCGATCCGGAAGAGATGTTCGGGGTCTGCGTCGTCGGGATGGATGCCCTCCCCGGCGAAGTCTTCGTTGAGGTGCTCGATCTTCTGATCCCCGGCAAAGAGCATCAGCCTCCCGGTGCCGTGGGTGATCGCCCGGTAGTTCTCGCGGTACCTCTCCTGCTCCTCGGAGGGCACATCGAGAGGAATCTTGATATCGGGTGCAGGTAGTGGCATACCCCTTCCTCCCAATCCCCACATACTTAAGTGTTGCTGGGATGCCGGGAGGTGGGGCCAGCCAGGGATCACCGGCCGGCTCTTCTTAAGGATGACGTATTTGCCGCCGGCAAGCGCCCGAGATTGAAGGGGATTTGGGAACGTTTATTTTACTTTCCGTCAGAATTATTCGTAGAGTAACCGGCCCCTCTTCCGGCTGAAGAGAGGGCCGCACAATAATTCAGGGAAAGCCAAATGGGTGTTCTGTCAATCCTTATCGACTGGTCTCCATACATCGCCTCAGGCATCGCTGCCACGCTCGGCCTTGTTCTGAGTGCCCTCGGCATCGGCGCCCTCCTCGGGCTCCCGATGGCGCTCGGCCAGGTCTACGGCTCCCGCCCAGTGCGCTGGGCCATCGGGGTCTATGTCTGGTTCTTCAGGGGCCTCCCCATCCTCGTCCTGCTCTTCCTCTTCTGGTTCGGCATTTTTCCGGGGCTCGGGCTCGGCGACCTCCCGGCATTCGTCGTCGGAGCGGTCGTGCTGGGCCTCCGGGGGGCGGCATACCAGTCCCTGATCTTCAGCGGGGCTATCCGATCGGTCGGGGAAGGACAGATGATTGCAGCGCGCTCCCTTGGTATGAGCAGGTTCACCGCCATCCGTTCCGTCGTCCTCCCCCAGGCGATGCGTATCGCGCTCCCCGGATGGTCGAACGAGTACCCCATCATCCTGACCGACTCGGCGGTCTGTTACGCCATCGGGGTTGTTGAACTGCTCACCGTTACGTCGAGGGTCGTCACGCAGACCAACGTCATGATGCCGATCTACCTCGCCACGGCGGGGATCTTCATCGTCATGAACTATGGGGGACTCAGGATCCTGCACGGACTTGAGAAGAGAATAGCAATTCCGGGATTTGGAGCCGGAGCGGTGTAGAGCATGGATAGTAACGACATTGTGCTGAGGGTCGAGGACATACACAAGTCCTTCGGGAGTAAGGAGGTGCTGCAGGGGATCTCGTTCGACGTCCGAAGAGGCGAGACGAAAGTCTTCATCGGTCCGTCGGGGACCGGAAAGAGCACGCTCCTGCGGTGCATCAACCAACTGACGATACCCGACCGGGGCCGGGTCTGGCTTGACGGGGAGGAGGTCACGAACTCGGGGGCCAGGATCAACTACTTCCGGCAGAAGATCGGGATGGTCTTCCAGAACTACTACCTCTTCGACCATCTCACCGCACTCAAAAACGTCGAACTGGCGCTGCTCAAGGTCAGAGGCATGGGGCGGGCGGAGGCGCGCGAAAAAGCGCTCACCGAACTCCGGCAGGTGGGGATGGAGGACTGGGCCGACCATTACCCGGCCGAGCTCTCCGGGGGTCAGGCCCAGCGGGTCTCCATCGCCCGGGCGCTTGCCATGGACCCGGACGTCATCCTCTTCGACGAACCGACGTCCGCGCTCGACCCGGAGTTGACCCGGGAGGTGCTTGAGGTCATGAAGAGGCTGGCCCAGCAGGGGATGACGATGCTCATCGTCACCCACGAGATGGGGTTTGCCTGCTCCGTGGCAAACGAGATCCTCTTCATGGAGAACGGCGTGGTGGCCGAGCAGGGGACGCCGGACCTGCTCCTGCATGACCCGCGGTTCACTCGGATGAAGAACTTCATCGGCCGGCTCGATAGTCGGGGAGACTGAAGAGCGGCATGGATCAGGCAACCTTCCTCTTCGATATCCTCCTCCCGGCGCTGATGCAGGGGTTGGTCGTAACCCTCCAGCTGATCGCATGCTCCGCCCCCTTCGGCCTCGCGCTCGGGATCGGCGTCGCGGCGGGAAGGCAGTACGGCGGCCGGGTTCTCTCATGGGTCTGCAAGGCGTTTGTCTACCTCATCAAGGGCACGCCGCTCCTCCTCCTGCTCTTCATCCTCTACTTCGGCCTCCCGTCGATAGGGATCACCTTCTCCGCGTTCTCCGCGTCGGTGATCGGGTTCATCCTCTGCAACGGGGCCTACAACTCCGAGTACATCAGGGGCGCCCTCCTCTCGATCAAGGACGGCCAGATGGTCGCCGCCCAGGCGCTCGGGATGACCCGGGCGCAGGCGATCAGAAACGTCGTCCTGCCGCAGGCCCTCCGCCGGGCGATACCCGGCCTCTCCAATGAGTTCACGTATCTGATCAAGTACTCGTCGCTTGCCTACATGCTCACGGTCATCGAACT
It includes:
- a CDS encoding proteasome-activating nucleotidase, producing MGDIARQAPEKDTGEDIYQYLLERITNLENRNLELREQFRQMESEKRYIETQKIRYERELRKLKSEIEQLRSPPLVIGTVTDVIDNSRVIVRSSAGPRFLVRTSQLIDPDLLKPGVRCTLNQQSLAIVDVLPTSYDAQIYGMELVESPEETYENIGGLEPQIEEVREAVELPLTKPHLFEKVGISPPKGVLLYGPPGTGKTLLARAVAHQTNAHFLRVVGSELVQKYIGEGARLVRELFDLAKQKSPSIIFIDEIDAIGAHRNDSTTSGDREVQRTLMQLLAEMDGFDNRGDVKIIAATNRIDILDRALLRPGRFDRMIEIPLPDHQGRHAILLIHTQSMSLGEDVNLAEVARLTEGKNGADLRAICMEAGMFAIRMEHDTVGHEDFMKAIDKLSVDFDRHHFHTTFGEMFA
- a CDS encoding amino acid ABC transporter permease, whose translation is MGVLSILIDWSPYIASGIAATLGLVLSALGIGALLGLPMALGQVYGSRPVRWAIGVYVWFFRGLPILVLLFLFWFGIFPGLGLGDLPAFVVGAVVLGLRGAAYQSLIFSGAIRSVGEGQMIAARSLGMSRFTAIRSVVLPQAMRIALPGWSNEYPIILTDSAVCYAIGVVELLTVTSRVVTQTNVMMPIYLATAGIFIVMNYGGLRILHGLEKRIAIPGFGAGAV
- a CDS encoding multiprotein bridging factor aMBF1, with product MQCELCGALIQGPPKTIQIEGAELCVCVRCAKHGTEVQQPRRRGVQQKAPGFAVPQARRKPRDVFDLMEGEIVEDYADRIRIAREEKEWSTLDLAQAIKEREVLIKKIEKGDLIPEDDVRRKLERALNIRLIDSAEDTTSTGGPGRVTMTVGDVISFKKSRK
- a CDS encoding 3-dehydroquinate synthase II is translated as MKQFWVDVRPWRKDLATAAIESGADALVVDDAERVRELGRVTTVADNGDLVPEKDVFEVEISDKATEEEALRLSRQGWAIVRTRDWTVIPLENLVAQSNRIIAAVTTADEASVALTVLERGAAGVLLATDDPAEIRRVAGVIAGSGAEVSLVPFEVTGIAPVGMGDRVCVDTCSLLADGEGMLVGNTSSAFLMVHPETLENPYVAPRPFRVNAGAVHAYILLPDGKTAYLADLAVGDRVLVAEHTGATHEAVVGRVKIERRPLLLVEAKAGDAKVSLVLQNAETIRLVREDGTPISVARLAVGDRVLGSVAEGGRHFGVAVKETILEK
- the aroA gene encoding 3-phosphoshikimate 1-carboxyvinyltransferase; this encodes MIVRISRTGPVDATFEAPPSKSYTHRALIAGALAAGRSRIVGPLRADDTELTARGLEQLGVSIEWLPGEITVTGCGGTFPAPGEVTIDCGNSGTTLRLLTSAALLSRHPVVLTGSRRMLERPVGPLADALQALGGDVAFAGRPGFPPIRVSGRLRGGRTQIDGSMSSQFVSSILMAAPYADEDVELTLPVPLASRSYLDVTADVMLRFGARLERRGYDWFRVQSGVPYRGRDYRVEGDYSSASYLFAVAAVCGGRVAVTGLNPASVQGDRRFLDALEAMGCRVTADDGAVTVERTGDLQGVDIDMSSSPDTVQTLAAVAATAQSPTTITGIAHLQYKESDRVGVTAETLRRMGVGVAVTDDSLTITPAPLHGVLVDPKDDHRTAMAFAVLGLAVGGMAIREPGCVEKSFPGFWEALYGEGLL
- a CDS encoding prephenate dehydratase, with protein sequence MTVLTLGPAGTFSHELAAALFGDDIELLPTIRAIIERVAGGSAGGLVPIENSEAGGVGETLQGLTEFGVSITGEAYMPVRHHLAARGDPRQLEAVYAHPQTHEQCSVLLDSLGVEVVHTSSNAASAVAMQRDEHAGAVVSETAAAIYGLPIALRDIQNSKENTTRFVLISAAPREGAECTKCSLLVDPKSDRVGLLAEILGVFARRGINLTRIESRPSRRGIGSYVFFIDLEISEGWREAKEELKRMTAVRELGCYARLEVPQR
- a CDS encoding 6-phosphofructokinase; amino-acid sequence: MTTVGVLTGGGDCPGLNAVIRAVVRTGAKYGFDTIGIRDGWHGLIAGDVEPLTDYSVTGILPKGGTILGTSRTNPFKNEADVQRLRDNIRRFGIDALVAIGGEDTLGVANRLSKMDIPVVGVPKTIDNDVAATDYTFGFDTAVSIVTEAIDRLHTTAESHHRVMVVEVMGRHAGWIATVAGIAGGADEILIPEVPFDLDEVTRHLQARYEKGKKFSIVVVAEGAQPKGMEGAITQSARTDEFGHVTLGGVGTFLRDELEARLGMEARVTVLGHVQRGGSPTAHDRVLATRFGVAAVDLIKEKDFGKMVALRGNDIVAVPLEEAVANLKTVDMDLYKIASIFYGG
- a CDS encoding 2-amino-3,7-dideoxy-D-threo-hept-6-ulosonate synthase; protein product: MRGKEIRLERIMDRNTGRTIIVPLDHGVTLGPIPGLVDVGKTIDLVAEGGANAVIGHVGLALYGHRGHGRDVGLIMHLSASTSIGPDPNDKVLVNTVTNALKMGADGVSVHINVGADSEARMLEDLGRVAVACMEWGMPLLAMMYPRGRKVADEHDLESVKLAARVAAELGADIVKTVYTGDPDSFREVTRGCPVPVVVAGGSKTDDRAILDLVEGAMEGGAAGISIGRNAFQHSAPDRLIRAAAQIIHEGRSAEEAMEILGV
- a CDS encoding prephenate dehydrogenase/arogenate dehydrogenase family protein, producing the protein MLAGIIGGTGQMGRFFAAVFKQAGWDVIVSGRKTPLTNRDIAEMADLVMVSVPISATTGVIREVAGLLSEEQVFCDLTSLKVEPVREMLASRAQVIGLHPMFGPGAVSLRGQTIVAVPARCDPETLDGVLSVFRDQGAAITLSTPQDHDRMMAVIQGLTHFGTLAKAEAIRRTGTDVDKTLAFTSPVYRIEMGLVGRLLAQDAGLYGDMLRLNPAVPEVLAAFEEAVRELREIVESGDDDRFRAFFAENAAHYASYLAAATEETDDLINHVVNR
- a CDS encoding beta/alpha barrel domain-containing protein; amino-acid sequence: MPLPAPDIKIPLDVPSEEQERYRENYRAITHGTGRLMLFAGDQKIEHLNEDFAGEGIHPDDADPEHLFRIASRGRIGVFATQLGLIARYGRDYPDVPYLVKLNSKTNLVGTSQRDPLSSELYYVRQAVDLRDQAGLSILGVGYTVYLGSEYEPMMLYQAAQIVNHAHQNGLVTVLWVYPRGKAVKDERDPHLIAGAAGVAAALGSDFAKVNPPKIGGSVDAALLREAVAAAGRTGVVCAGGSHADVPEFLQQLHDQIHIGGTVGNATGRNIHQRSLDEAVRFCNAISAITLDDVGVDEAMKIYSGGK
- a CDS encoding 2-amino-3,7-dideoxy-D-threo-hept-6-ulosonate synthase; the protein is MIGKEIRLERIMDRNTSRAVIIPMDHGFTMGQIEGLCNMTQIVSEVSEAGANAIVLHKGMVKGGHRKHGKDIGLIVHLSASTSMNPDPNDKVLVCTVEEAVALGADAVSIHINLGAPNESRMIESAGAVVRDCNRWGMPLLIMIYPRGKGIDPTSPQAIGHCVRVAEELGADLIKTTYTGDPDSFRRITAACSVPVMIAGGEKGGDLETLTTIRDAVGAGAAGVCMGRNAFQREDPGRFIDAICRVVHEGASPADALERER